A genome region from Candidatus Neomarinimicrobiota bacterium includes the following:
- a CDS encoding putative sulfate/molybdate transporter: MNKPKNTYGWSEFSGAIGDLGTTLPLAFALVISNGFPSARIFLLWGIVYIITGWYYKVPVSVQPLKAMAVIAITAGFSAGMLSTAAVLYGVLFIILSSTGLIKWLQKWFSQAIVRGIQLGIGLLLAKKALALIYEKTLFLDGALPAGNWILLMALGTLGILIAGKYLLKRPIALVVIVASVAASLFFGIRPGVEAATGSAVQFSIPHWSQWWDILVLLMIPQLPLTLGNAVYAANDACHEFWGKQARRVNTSKLAGSIGLSDIFIGLLGGFPICHGAGGIAAHSRFGGKTGGTTIILGIAFVTLALVGNLSTFLFLIPIPILGTLLLFDSWAMIILVRRLADFPKLVTAVTVGTISLATHNLTLALIAGLIIERIVAIERVNTMLVRIQQKLSNQLTRINPAIENTKVEHD, encoded by the coding sequence ATGAATAAACCAAAAAACACATACGGCTGGTCGGAATTTAGTGGCGCCATTGGCGACCTGGGAACGACGTTACCGCTGGCGTTTGCGCTGGTGATCTCCAACGGATTTCCGTCGGCGCGGATCTTTCTGCTGTGGGGGATCGTCTATATCATCACCGGATGGTATTACAAAGTTCCGGTGAGCGTCCAGCCCCTGAAGGCGATGGCGGTCATTGCCATCACCGCCGGATTTTCCGCCGGAATGCTTTCCACGGCTGCGGTGTTATACGGAGTGCTGTTTATCATACTCTCCAGTACCGGTCTTATTAAGTGGCTTCAGAAATGGTTCTCCCAGGCGATTGTCCGGGGGATTCAACTCGGTATCGGACTGCTTCTCGCAAAGAAGGCGCTGGCGCTGATCTATGAGAAAACACTGTTCCTCGATGGCGCACTGCCCGCCGGGAACTGGATTCTGCTTATGGCGCTGGGAACGCTGGGAATTCTTATCGCTGGAAAATACTTGCTAAAGCGGCCGATAGCATTGGTAGTAATAGTTGCCAGTGTCGCCGCCAGCCTGTTCTTTGGAATTCGTCCCGGAGTGGAAGCAGCTACTGGGAGCGCTGTTCAATTTTCAATTCCGCACTGGAGCCAGTGGTGGGATATCCTGGTGTTGCTCATGATTCCGCAGCTGCCGCTGACCCTTGGCAATGCAGTGTATGCAGCCAACGATGCCTGTCATGAATTCTGGGGCAAGCAGGCCCGGAGAGTGAATACATCCAAGCTGGCAGGGAGTATTGGATTGAGTGACATCTTCATTGGATTGCTTGGCGGATTCCCCATCTGTCACGGTGCAGGCGGAATCGCCGCTCATTCCCGGTTCGGCGGGAAAACAGGAGGGACGACCATCATTCTGGGAATCGCATTCGTCACACTGGCGCTGGTCGGAAACCTGAGTACATTTCTGTTCCTGATACCTATCCCAATCCTTGGAACACTTTTGCTGTTCGACAGCTGGGCGATGATTATCCTGGTGCGCCGACTCGCGGATTTTCCCAAACTCGTGACCGCGGTGACGGTCGGGACGATATCCCTTGCGACGCACAATTTAACACTAGCGCTCATCGCCGGACTGATTATCGAACGGATTGTCGCGATTGAACGGGTGAATACAATGCTTGTCAGAATCCAACAGAAATTGAGTAACCAATTGACGCGGATTAACCCCGCAATTGAAAACACGAAGGTCGAACATGATTAA
- a CDS encoding outer membrane lipoprotein-sorting protein, translated as MKTLFKSMGILIFGLTFILAMAALQVQAQPITANEVMERVENTPVPTDQQLEMTMTLINRRGDKLERVLDVKKQGEDKSYLLFLSPSDVKNTAFLNLSHDNRDDEMYLYLPALRKVRRIASSSKHKNFMGSDFTYADMGDRDINDYTYEMIDREARIDGENLYRIEGTAKHPRDVGYSKLKFWIRKDIFLPVKIEYYDLSGDMLKVQTNEQFKQIEQYWLATHIEMNNVQTNHRTILGMEDIEVDVDLPDMTWTERNLRR; from the coding sequence ATGAAAACATTATTCAAATCAATGGGAATATTAATCTTTGGGCTCACATTCATTTTGGCAATGGCCGCGCTACAGGTTCAGGCGCAACCGATAACCGCCAATGAGGTCATGGAGCGGGTGGAGAACACACCGGTTCCAACGGACCAGCAACTGGAAATGACCATGACATTAATCAATCGGCGTGGAGACAAACTCGAACGTGTCCTGGATGTGAAAAAGCAGGGGGAGGATAAATCCTACCTGTTGTTTCTCTCTCCTTCGGATGTCAAAAATACCGCCTTTCTGAACCTGTCTCATGACAACAGGGATGACGAAATGTACCTGTACCTCCCGGCGCTGCGAAAGGTGCGACGCATTGCTTCATCCAGCAAACACAAGAATTTCATGGGATCGGATTTCACGTATGCCGATATGGGGGATCGTGATATCAATGACTATACCTACGAAATGATCGACCGGGAAGCCCGGATTGACGGTGAGAACCTGTATCGGATCGAAGGCACAGCCAAACATCCCAGAGATGTTGGATATTCCAAACTCAAATTCTGGATCCGCAAGGATATTTTCCTGCCGGTAAAAATCGAGTACTATGACCTGAGTGGCGACATGTTGAAAGTGCAAACGAATGAACAGTTCAAACAGATAGAGCAATATTGGCTAGCAACGCACATCGAAATGAATAATGTGCAGACCAACCACCGGACCATCCTTGGGATGGAAGATATTGAGGTTGATGTCGACCTGCCGGATATGACGTGGACTGAGCGGAATTTACGGCGATGA
- a CDS encoding MMPL family transporter, whose translation MKLFTQWVLKYRWMVVILTLGLTGFFAWQMPKMSIDNSIDNMLPADHPAKQAYDKVSETFGSTDILVVALHSDSLFSPSVLDQIYEITYEFEAVSGVTEVRSISTANYMRGSEFGLEVEDLMPEPPKRQADIDSLRQKIDDSDIYTGTIISENREYAGFIIRLAPEADDATVYRGIQSVIRSQPNNDDFSIAGAPAVNTVMADSMKHDLTTLLPFVILLVLLSLYFSFRSLQGVLLPVLTVLISVIWTLGLMALLSIPMAMISTILPILLVAIGSAYGIHAINGYYEELVGDQSKAEAITGAMAHVGKAILMAGLTTLIGFAALATSQVTQVQQFGLFTAFGVASALILSITFIPAILMTLPVPKNINARDNNASPGLLDRQLEGLAKFTLRHKKMVIITGALLLLLSVAGFPWLFVETNTLRFFKPESEIRQATAVINQHFGGSENLSLYIQGDIKSPAVLNQMLEIQEYAESLDHVGYSISIADYVAEINKALNNNAAEFRTIPATRDAVAQEILLYTMSGDPSDFEQVVDYDYRQANVSIRMESVGSSELGTLVEDIEEYTASHADSMSVEVTGSSYLFKVLTDLLVRGQIWSLITSLGLVWLVIALIFRSIAAGGFSIIPLTLTIAINFGLMGWFGIPLDTATTMLASMAIGIGVDYSIHFLSRYKLEVERTGDYDQAAILTTQTTGKAIFFNAVAVSMGFIALLFSSFRPIQVLGGLTVFTMVTASAGALTILPAVLSKFQPKFLGKPKTNTQEE comes from the coding sequence ATGAAACTTTTCACACAATGGGTTTTGAAGTATCGATGGATGGTGGTAATACTGACGCTGGGATTGACCGGCTTTTTCGCCTGGCAGATGCCAAAGATGTCCATCGACAATTCCATAGACAATATGCTACCGGCGGATCATCCCGCCAAACAGGCCTACGACAAAGTCAGCGAGACATTCGGCAGCACAGACATCCTGGTTGTAGCACTTCACAGCGACAGCCTGTTTTCTCCGTCAGTGTTGGATCAGATCTATGAAATCACTTACGAGTTCGAAGCGGTGTCCGGGGTGACTGAAGTGCGCAGTATTTCCACGGCGAACTATATGCGTGGATCCGAGTTCGGTCTGGAGGTGGAAGACCTCATGCCGGAGCCGCCGAAGCGCCAGGCGGATATTGACTCGCTCAGACAAAAAATTGATGACTCCGACATTTATACCGGAACCATTATCTCTGAGAACCGGGAGTATGCCGGATTTATCATTCGTCTGGCGCCGGAAGCCGATGATGCGACAGTCTATCGCGGAATTCAATCCGTAATCCGCAGCCAACCGAACAACGATGATTTCTCCATTGCCGGCGCTCCGGCGGTCAATACAGTCATGGCGGATTCAATGAAACACGACCTGACCACTCTCCTGCCATTTGTCATACTACTGGTACTACTCAGCCTGTATTTCAGTTTCCGGAGTCTCCAGGGAGTCTTACTACCCGTGCTGACCGTCCTCATTAGCGTTATCTGGACGCTGGGACTCATGGCGCTGCTGAGTATCCCAATGGCGATGATCAGCACCATTTTACCGATCCTTTTGGTCGCCATCGGCAGCGCCTATGGTATCCACGCCATTAACGGATATTATGAAGAGTTAGTCGGGGATCAATCCAAAGCAGAAGCAATTACCGGGGCAATGGCGCACGTCGGAAAGGCCATTCTCATGGCAGGACTGACCACACTGATTGGCTTTGCAGCGCTGGCAACCTCTCAGGTCACGCAGGTACAGCAGTTCGGATTATTCACGGCATTTGGCGTAGCCAGTGCCCTGATTTTGTCCATCACGTTTATCCCGGCAATTCTCATGACACTTCCGGTGCCTAAAAATATCAATGCCAGAGATAACAATGCCTCCCCCGGACTGCTGGACCGGCAATTGGAAGGGTTAGCCAAATTCACCCTCCGTCACAAGAAAATGGTAATCATCACCGGCGCCCTGTTGCTTCTTCTGTCCGTTGCCGGCTTTCCGTGGCTCTTTGTTGAGACAAACACACTCCGGTTTTTCAAGCCGGAGAGCGAAATCCGGCAGGCCACGGCAGTTATTAATCAGCACTTCGGCGGCTCTGAGAATCTCTCACTCTATATCCAGGGCGATATTAAAAGTCCCGCCGTTCTTAACCAGATGCTCGAGATTCAGGAATACGCCGAGTCGCTCGATCACGTGGGTTATTCCATCTCGATAGCAGACTATGTTGCTGAAATCAACAAGGCGCTTAATAACAATGCCGCCGAGTTCAGGACAATACCGGCAACCCGGGATGCCGTGGCGCAGGAAATCCTGCTCTACACTATGTCCGGGGATCCCAGCGATTTCGAGCAGGTGGTGGACTACGATTACCGGCAGGCCAATGTGAGTATCCGCATGGAATCGGTGGGCAGTAGTGAGCTGGGTACCTTAGTTGAGGATATTGAAGAGTATACTGCCTCGCATGCGGACAGTATGTCGGTCGAAGTGACCGGCTCCTCTTACCTGTTCAAGGTGCTCACCGATCTATTAGTGCGAGGACAGATATGGAGCTTGATTACTTCACTGGGATTAGTCTGGTTGGTAATTGCTCTCATATTCCGATCGATAGCAGCCGGAGGATTCAGCATTATCCCCCTGACACTGACTATTGCGATCAACTTTGGGCTCATGGGCTGGTTTGGAATCCCTCTGGATACCGCGACCACTATGCTTGCGAGTATGGCAATCGGGATCGGGGTGGATTACAGCATCCATTTTCTCTCGCGATACAAACTGGAGGTCGAACGAACAGGCGATTACGATCAGGCCGCCATCCTCACCACGCAGACAACCGGCAAAGCAATCTTCTTTAATGCTGTCGCCGTCAGCATGGGATTTATTGCCCTCCTCTTCTCCAGCTTTCGTCCGATTCAGGTACTCGGTGGGCTCACGGTATTCACAATGGTCACGGCATCGGCAGGAGCGCTTACCATATTGCCTGCCGTACTCAGCAAGTTTCAACCCAAATTTTTAGGAAAACCAAAAACGAACACACAGGAGGAATAA
- a CDS encoding molybdopterin molybdotransferase MoeA, translating into MISIQQAIQTIKDHLPERRTEDRTLTESLGYYLAEKLTAPEPLPRFNNSAMDGYAVALDLNSPPKLPMKLPVIGESQAGVPYHDELQPGEAIRISTGAYVPEGTSLVVPVEDTDNGDTEVVINDIGEQYSHIRFAGEEVSAGETIAQKRDKITPPMLSWLAGFGIQQVKVFSKPKVAVLTTGQELVDFGAKLKPGQIRNTNQLYFESYLRDMGIEPVYSSQIPDSLSETKRILKEATDVADIILLSGGVSVGPHDHVKDAAESIGFERHFWKVKQKPGKPLYFASMGEKLLFGLPGNPVSTLMSTLVYVYPVINALAGNPGSNLASVPAFLDQSYTRRKAGRAQYLLVKIVRQEESGYLIEPVGHQRSHMMSGVTESDGFIVVPVGTNEVSPEKKQTVYLFPWTDSIPKYEDKGIIRWDI; encoded by the coding sequence ATGATTTCAATACAACAAGCCATCCAAACTATCAAAGATCACCTGCCAGAGCGGCGGACTGAAGATCGTACGCTCACAGAGTCCTTGGGGTATTATCTTGCGGAGAAGTTGACCGCACCGGAGCCGCTGCCGCGGTTCAATAACAGCGCCATGGACGGTTATGCGGTTGCACTGGATCTGAACTCCCCGCCTAAACTACCTATGAAATTACCGGTCATCGGTGAGTCGCAGGCGGGGGTTCCGTATCATGATGAACTGCAGCCCGGTGAGGCAATCCGGATCTCGACAGGAGCATATGTGCCGGAAGGAACTTCGCTGGTAGTGCCGGTAGAGGATACGGATAACGGGGATACCGAAGTTGTCATTAACGATATTGGTGAGCAGTATTCGCATATCCGGTTCGCAGGGGAAGAGGTAAGCGCTGGGGAGACTATCGCCCAAAAACGCGATAAAATTACTCCACCGATGCTCAGCTGGTTGGCGGGATTCGGGATCCAGCAGGTGAAGGTATTCTCTAAACCAAAAGTTGCTGTCCTGACCACTGGGCAGGAACTAGTCGACTTCGGCGCCAAGCTGAAGCCGGGACAGATCCGGAATACGAATCAGCTCTATTTCGAATCGTATCTCAGAGATATGGGAATTGAGCCGGTGTACTCATCTCAAATTCCCGATTCGTTATCAGAGACCAAGCGCATTTTAAAAGAAGCAACCGACGTCGCGGACATCATCCTGTTAAGCGGCGGGGTCTCAGTCGGCCCCCATGATCATGTAAAAGATGCCGCAGAGTCAATCGGGTTCGAGCGCCATTTCTGGAAGGTGAAACAGAAGCCGGGAAAGCCGCTCTATTTTGCATCTATGGGAGAAAAGTTGTTGTTTGGACTTCCCGGCAATCCGGTCTCGACGCTGATGAGCACGCTGGTCTATGTATATCCGGTGATTAATGCTCTGGCAGGGAATCCGGGCTCAAATTTAGCATCTGTTCCTGCGTTTCTGGATCAATCATATACACGGAGAAAAGCGGGACGAGCGCAATATCTACTGGTAAAAATAGTGAGACAGGAAGAATCCGGATATCTCATAGAACCGGTCGGACACCAGCGCTCACACATGATGTCGGGTGTCACGGAGAGCGATGGGTTTATAGTCGTTCCGGTGGGTACGAATGAGGTGTCGCCGGAAAAGAAGCAAACGGTGTATTTATTTCCGTGGACAGACTCAATACCTAAATACGAAGACAAAGGAATAATCCGATGGGATATATAG
- the moaCB gene encoding bifunctional molybdenum cofactor biosynthesis protein MoaC/MoaB, with product MINVSHKSNTLRYAKAEGYLYASSETLQRVKEKTVPKGDVLATARAAGIHAAKNTSDIITFCHSMPLDWVDLSFEVESEQIRVVAEVETVWKTGVEMEAVTAVSAALLNCFDMLKPLDKEMSFGDIKVVKKRGGKSQYREEFDRPLKTAVLVISDSTYEGTREDKSGKVIQKHLEDQPVEVAVYEILPDEEERIRERVLALVNEENCDLVITTGGTGFGPKDFTPEAIRPILEKLAPGIAEKLRDYGTQRTPYAMLSREIAGTIGQSLILTLPGSSNGARESMQALFPGVLHIFPMLWGGGHGKHQ from the coding sequence ATGATTAACGTGAGCCATAAATCGAATACCTTACGATACGCCAAAGCGGAGGGCTATCTCTACGCGAGTTCTGAAACTCTTCAGAGAGTAAAAGAAAAAACCGTTCCCAAGGGAGATGTCCTGGCTACCGCCCGGGCGGCAGGGATTCACGCAGCCAAGAATACCAGTGACATCATCACTTTTTGTCATTCAATGCCGCTGGATTGGGTGGATCTGTCCTTTGAAGTCGAATCAGAACAAATCAGAGTGGTTGCCGAAGTTGAAACCGTTTGGAAGACCGGCGTGGAGATGGAGGCGGTGACGGCCGTTTCGGCGGCGCTGCTCAACTGCTTTGACATGCTCAAACCGCTGGACAAGGAGATGTCCTTTGGCGACATAAAAGTGGTGAAAAAGCGCGGCGGGAAGTCGCAATATCGCGAGGAGTTCGACCGTCCGCTGAAGACAGCAGTGCTGGTGATTTCCGATTCCACCTACGAAGGCACGAGAGAAGATAAATCCGGCAAGGTGATACAGAAGCATCTCGAAGATCAACCGGTTGAGGTAGCGGTTTATGAAATCTTGCCTGACGAGGAGGAGCGTATCCGGGAACGGGTACTCGCTTTGGTTAATGAGGAGAATTGCGACCTGGTAATTACGACAGGCGGCACCGGATTCGGGCCGAAGGATTTCACCCCGGAAGCCATACGACCTATCCTCGAAAAACTGGCACCCGGCATCGCAGAAAAACTCCGGGACTACGGCACGCAAAGAACACCGTACGCCATGCTCTCCAGGGAAATTGCCGGGACAATCGGACAATCGCTAATTCTCACACTTCCAGGCAGTTCCAACGGCGCGCGGGAATCCATGCAGGCGCTATTCCCCGGTGTGCTGCATATCTTTCCGATGTTGTGGGGTGGCGGGCACGGGAAACACCAATAG
- a CDS encoding MOSC domain-containing protein: MGYIEAICISTKKGRVKKPIETAEFRENHGIVGDAHAGDWHRQVSILPQESIDIMREQIPNLADGAFAENIVTAGLDFSGVEIGTQFFLGNSIVLEVTQIGKECHTACAIRTMTGDCIMPREGIFCRVLQGGELQPGDRAEIAAVAEVA; encoded by the coding sequence ATGGGATATATAGAGGCGATCTGCATCAGTACGAAAAAAGGGCGGGTGAAGAAGCCGATTGAGACTGCCGAATTCCGCGAAAACCACGGCATAGTCGGCGATGCCCATGCCGGGGACTGGCATCGACAGGTGTCGATTTTACCGCAGGAGAGCATCGATATAATGCGGGAGCAGATCCCGAATCTGGCAGACGGCGCCTTTGCCGAGAATATTGTCACCGCCGGACTGGATTTCTCCGGCGTGGAAATCGGAACGCAGTTTTTCCTTGGTAATTCAATCGTCCTGGAAGTCACCCAGATCGGTAAAGAGTGTCACACCGCCTGCGCAATACGGACAATGACAGGCGACTGCATCATGCCCCGGGAAGGGATTTTTTGCCGGGTGTTGCAGGGCGGTGAACTGCAGCCGGGCGACCGGGCGGAGATTGCAGCTGTAGCAGAGGTGGCATAA